From one Eucalyptus grandis isolate ANBG69807.140 chromosome 9, ASM1654582v1, whole genome shotgun sequence genomic stretch:
- the LOC104418271 gene encoding ubiquitin carboxyl-terminal hydrolase 4: protein MGAAGSKLEKALGDSFPEGERYFGLENFGNTCYCNSVLQALYFCVPFRDQLLDYYANNKSLGDEDNLLACLADLFTQISSQKKKTGVIAPKRFVQRLKKQNELFRSYMHQDAHEFLNFLLNEIVDTLEKEAQAAKNDQETSSPAEKTANGPKNAHANGGPKEQLDTWVHKNFQGILTNETRCLRCETVTARDETFFDLSLDIEQNSSITSCLKNFSSTETLNAEDKFFCDKCCSLQEAQKRMKIKKPPQILVIHLKRFKYIEQLGRYKKLSYRVVFPLELKLSNTVEDADSEYSLFAVVVHVGSGPNHGHYVSLVKSHNHWLFFDDENVEMIDESAVQTFFGSAQEYSSNTDHGYILFYERLGNGHMS from the exons ATGGGTGCGGCGGGGTCCAAGCTCGAGAAGGCCCTCGGCGACTCGTTCCCCGAGGGCGAGCGCTACTTCGGCCTCGAGAACTTCGGCAACACCTGTTACTGCAACAGCGTCTTGCAG GCCCTCTATTTTTGCGTGCCCTTTCGAGACCAACTGCTCGATTACtatgcaaataacaaaagccTTGGAGATGAAGATAACCTGTTAGCGTGCCTTGCAGACCTATTTACGCAG ATaagttcacaaaagaagaaaaccggTGTCATTGCTCCGAAACGTTTTGTCCAAagattaaagaaacaaaatgagcTGTTCCGAAGCTACATGCACCAG GATGCACATGAGTTTTTGAACTTTCTGCTCAATGAAATTGTGGACACTTTGGAGAAAGAGGCTCAAGCTGCAAAAAATGATCAAGAAACATCATCACCTGCTGAGAAGACTGCAAATGGGCCTAAGAATGCCCATGCTAACGGCGGCCCGAAGGAGCAATTAGATACTTGGGTGCACAAGAATTTTCAG GGAATACTTACAAATGAGACAAGGTGTCTGCGGTGCGAGACGGTAACTGCAAGAGATGAAACTTTCTTTGACTTGAGTCTTGATATTGAACAGAATAGTTCAATAACAAGCTGTCTAAAAAACTTTAGCTCAACGGAAACATTAAATGCTGAGGACAAATTTTTCTGTGACAAATGCTGCAG CTTGCAAGAAGCtcagaagaggatgaagataaAAAAGCCACCTCAAATCCTTGTCATCCATCTGAAGAGGTTTAAGTACATTGAGCAGCTCGGTCGGTACAAGAAGTTATCTTATCGCGTTGTGTTTCCACTGGAGCTGAAGCTAAGTAACACTGTAGAAGATGCAGATTCTGAATATTCCTTGTTTGCTGTGGTTGTCCATGTTGGAAGTGGGCCGAACCATGGCCACTATGTTAGCCTGGTGAAGAGCCACAACCACTGGTTATTTTTTGATGACGAAAATGTAGAGATGATTGACGAGTCCGCAGTGCAGACATTCTTTGGATCGGCACAGGAATATTCGAGTAATACAGATCATGGTTACATCTTGTTCTACGAGAGACTTGGCAACGGGCATATGAGTTGA